The following are encoded together in the Gordonia insulae genome:
- a CDS encoding SDR family NAD(P)-dependent oxidoreductase — protein sequence MGAQDLNGRRVIVTGGASGMGEGLVRAFPELGARVVSLDLVESVGRTVADEVGATFQQVDVSDQVSVDRAIDAAVETLGGLDVLIHAAGIAPSAPSESTPLDLWNTVMAINATGTMLTNQAAFRHLRDHGGAILNFASAAGLDGLPRKAAYSASKGAVLAWTRTVAAEWGQYGITVNAIAPAIWTPMYDKTRSEMTEDQLTQHDAIMAQRIPIGGRLGDIVNDFVPVMAFYASEGAGFVTGQTISIDGGTLKVR from the coding sequence ATGGGCGCACAAGATCTCAACGGCCGTCGCGTCATCGTCACCGGTGGTGCCAGCGGCATGGGGGAGGGCCTCGTGCGTGCGTTTCCCGAACTCGGAGCGCGGGTGGTGTCGCTGGACCTCGTCGAGAGCGTAGGACGCACTGTCGCAGACGAGGTGGGCGCAACGTTCCAGCAGGTTGATGTCTCGGATCAGGTCTCGGTGGATCGAGCCATCGATGCGGCAGTGGAAACCCTTGGCGGACTGGATGTCTTGATCCATGCGGCGGGTATTGCGCCTTCTGCCCCGTCGGAATCGACCCCGCTGGACTTGTGGAACACGGTGATGGCGATCAACGCCACCGGCACGATGCTGACCAATCAAGCCGCATTCCGGCATCTGCGAGATCACGGCGGAGCTATCCTCAACTTTGCTTCCGCCGCAGGTCTCGACGGGTTGCCGCGCAAGGCGGCCTATTCGGCGAGTAAGGGCGCAGTCCTCGCCTGGACGCGCACCGTCGCCGCCGAATGGGGGCAATACGGCATCACGGTCAACGCGATCGCGCCGGCGATTTGGACACCGATGTACGACAAGACCCGGTCGGAGATGACCGAGGATCAATTGACTCAGCACGACGCGATCATGGCTCAACGCATCCCGATCGGTGGCCGACTAGGAGACATCGTCAACGACTTCGTGCCCGTGATGGCGTTCTATGCTTCCGAAGGTGCCGGATTCGTCACCGGGCAGACGATATCGATCGACGGCGGCACACTGAAGGTGCGATGA
- a CDS encoding alpha/beta fold hydrolase, whose protein sequence is MATDDTSHARVALPGAGLELAADRWMGLATGGIVVLLHGGGQTRHSWRTTGERLAALGWITYAVDLRGHGDSGWAQDADYGLSGHLDDLLALIAEVRRRDPGLPLALVGASLGGIISLMAAGENEGLAQAVVLVDVAARIEESGSSRVRDFMRSAPNGFESLEQASEAIAAYNPHRRRTGGLEGLKKNLRLRDERWHWHWDPRSLDLDDASDSPEHPNSAAAYQRSLAAARTVGCPFLLIRGLRSDVVSDEGVAEMRELIPQIEVVDVREAGHMVAGDDNDVFTTGLADFLTRALVNAHP, encoded by the coding sequence ATGGCCACCGATGACACCTCACATGCCCGCGTCGCCCTTCCGGGCGCCGGACTCGAGCTGGCTGCCGACCGTTGGATGGGCCTGGCGACCGGCGGAATCGTGGTCCTGCTCCACGGTGGAGGTCAGACACGGCATTCCTGGCGCACGACCGGCGAGCGACTGGCGGCACTTGGCTGGATCACCTACGCGGTGGATCTGCGTGGGCACGGTGACAGCGGATGGGCACAGGATGCCGATTACGGCCTGTCCGGACACCTCGATGACCTACTGGCACTGATCGCCGAGGTCCGGCGTCGTGATCCTGGACTACCGCTGGCGCTGGTCGGGGCCTCTCTCGGCGGCATCATCTCGCTCATGGCCGCCGGCGAGAACGAGGGACTCGCGCAGGCCGTGGTTCTGGTCGATGTCGCGGCCAGAATCGAAGAGTCCGGTAGCTCGCGGGTACGCGATTTCATGCGGAGTGCGCCCAATGGATTCGAGAGTCTCGAGCAGGCCTCCGAGGCGATCGCGGCCTACAACCCGCACCGACGTCGGACCGGCGGGCTGGAGGGCTTGAAGAAGAATCTCCGGCTGCGAGACGAGCGGTGGCACTGGCACTGGGATCCGCGCAGTCTCGACCTCGATGACGCGTCGGACAGTCCGGAGCATCCGAACAGTGCAGCGGCATACCAACGATCCCTCGCGGCCGCGCGCACTGTCGGTTGTCCGTTCCTGCTCATACGAGGTCTGCGCTCAGACGTCGTCTCCGACGAGGGAGTCGCCGAGATGCGGGAGCTCATCCCGCAGATCGAGGTGGTCGATGTGCGCGAGGCCGGGCACATGGTCGCGGGAGACGACAACGACGTCTTCACCACTGGTCTCGCTGATTTCCTCACGCGTGCGCTGGTGAACGCCCATCCCTGA
- a CDS encoding acyl-CoA thioesterase: MKSYAAPISHRPERDGTVPASAHVPFYLAMEYSSDAWNSLLVDTCGALLPARDLGVVDVTAQFNRELFVGDVCAETGLIRLGVSSLGFRVVLYQEDVVCAVITIVLARLAPDRKRSTPLTAEQRTALETILET; this comes from the coding sequence GTGAAGTCGTATGCGGCCCCCATCTCACATCGCCCGGAGCGTGACGGCACGGTACCCGCGAGCGCCCATGTCCCGTTCTATCTTGCGATGGAGTACTCGTCCGACGCCTGGAACTCATTGCTCGTCGATACGTGTGGCGCTCTGTTGCCCGCCCGCGACCTGGGTGTCGTCGACGTGACCGCGCAGTTCAACCGGGAATTGTTCGTCGGCGATGTCTGCGCGGAAACCGGTCTGATCCGGCTCGGTGTGAGCAGCTTGGGTTTCCGGGTGGTGCTATACCAAGAAGATGTGGTCTGTGCGGTCATCACGATCGTGCTGGCCCGACTGGCTCCCGACCGCAAGCGGTCGACCCCGCTGACCGCGGAGCAGCGAACCGCGCTGGAGACGATTCTGGAAACCTGA
- a CDS encoding enoyl-CoA hydratase encodes MNQSELVIVEHSGSTCTITLNRPEARNALSQALNHELVAAVDDVDADPAVAVILLTGAGGSFCSGVDLKELAQRGFTGSEKTENCIDRVAACTTPVVGLVDGPAVTGGFELALACDFLIASATARFADTHSRVGIVPGGGLTARLAEAVGIRRARQLSATGQYVDAATALHWGLVNEVVEPEQLRDRGLAIAESFCAADPATLNQVWALYDSQSDDRLTVPLARETEINRTWTAHVSSLAESTAAVLDHGRAQNADRR; translated from the coding sequence ATGAACCAATCAGAACTGGTGATCGTCGAGCATTCAGGGTCCACGTGCACCATCACCCTCAATCGCCCGGAGGCCCGCAATGCACTGTCGCAGGCGCTGAACCATGAACTCGTGGCCGCCGTCGACGACGTGGACGCAGACCCGGCCGTGGCGGTCATCCTGTTGACCGGTGCCGGTGGGTCTTTCTGTTCCGGAGTGGATTTGAAGGAACTCGCGCAGAGGGGGTTCACCGGAAGCGAGAAGACCGAGAACTGCATCGATCGCGTCGCCGCCTGCACGACACCAGTTGTCGGACTCGTGGACGGGCCGGCCGTGACCGGCGGCTTCGAGCTTGCGCTGGCGTGCGATTTCCTCATCGCATCTGCGACAGCTCGGTTCGCCGACACCCACTCTCGGGTAGGTATCGTCCCGGGCGGTGGGCTCACCGCACGATTGGCGGAGGCGGTAGGGATTCGCCGGGCCCGGCAGCTCAGCGCCACCGGGCAGTACGTCGATGCAGCCACCGCCCTGCACTGGGGATTGGTGAACGAAGTAGTCGAGCCGGAACAGTTGCGCGACCGCGGCCTGGCCATCGCCGAATCATTCTGCGCCGCCGATCCGGCCACCCTGAACCAGGTGTGGGCTCTGTACGACTCGCAGTCCGACGATCGGCTCACCGTTCCCCTCGCCCGTGAGACCGAGATCAACCGGACCTGGACCGCACACGTGAGCTCGTTGGCCGAATCCACCGCAGCTGTTCTGGATCACGGCCGGGCTCAGAACGCCGACCGTCGATGA
- a CDS encoding mycofactocin-coupled SDR family oxidoreductase, with the protein MAGRVEGKVAFITGAARGQGRSHAVRLAEEGADIIAVDICEQIESNPYPLATEEDLAETAKLVEKFDRRIVTVKADVRDRQQLKSALDEGLAALGRLDVVVANAGILPMAMGDPHASDFVDAVDVDLVGVMNAVAVAMPHLGKHASVVITGSTAAMLPNTTDNPAMGPGSAGYGWAKKTLMGYAEQLALHLAPEFIRVNVIHPTNVNTHLLHNDGLYSMFRPDLENPTREDVEPAFTMFQAMPIPYVEPVDISNAVLFFASDDSRYVTGQQLRVDAGSLLKMPGGPAGS; encoded by the coding sequence ATGGCCGGAAGAGTCGAAGGCAAAGTCGCATTCATCACCGGTGCGGCACGCGGGCAGGGGAGAAGCCACGCGGTACGGCTTGCCGAAGAGGGTGCGGACATCATCGCGGTCGACATCTGCGAGCAGATCGAGTCGAACCCATATCCGCTTGCCACCGAGGAGGATCTGGCCGAGACCGCCAAGCTCGTCGAGAAGTTCGATCGTCGGATCGTCACGGTCAAGGCCGACGTGCGTGACCGGCAGCAGCTGAAGTCGGCGCTCGACGAGGGACTGGCAGCGCTTGGCCGTCTCGACGTCGTCGTGGCGAACGCCGGCATCCTGCCGATGGCCATGGGCGACCCGCACGCATCGGACTTCGTCGATGCGGTGGACGTCGATCTCGTCGGTGTGATGAACGCGGTCGCTGTGGCGATGCCGCACCTGGGTAAGCATGCTTCGGTGGTGATCACCGGATCGACGGCAGCGATGCTGCCGAACACGACGGACAATCCGGCGATGGGTCCCGGTTCTGCCGGATACGGCTGGGCGAAGAAGACGTTGATGGGTTACGCCGAGCAGCTCGCCTTGCATCTGGCACCAGAGTTCATCAGGGTCAATGTGATCCATCCGACCAACGTCAATACGCACCTCCTCCACAACGACGGCCTCTACTCGATGTTCCGTCCCGACCTGGAGAATCCCACGCGCGAAGACGTGGAGCCGGCCTTCACCATGTTCCAGGCGATGCCCATCCCGTATGTGGAACCCGTGGACATCTCGAATGCGGTGCTGTTCTTCGCCTCAGACGATTCCCGCTACGTCACCGGTCAACAACTGCGGGTCGATGCGGGATCGCTTCTCAAGATGCCGGGTGGTCCGGCGGGCTCTTAG
- a CDS encoding aldehyde dehydrogenase family protein produces the protein MSAPQSVSVTHEERILLDGVLRHAGAGGTFDVVNPATGEKVGVAADATAADMDAAIAAARSAFDHTSWATDLEFRQRCLHQLHEAISAEAEVLRLELVIEAGAPLMTTYMAQLDWPLSDGLLWPAEAVAGLPWHRRLSDSSLLGITNMRHVFKEPVGVVAGIIPWNFPFEILINKLGPILATGNTVVIKAASETPWNATRVGRLIAEKTEIPAGVVNIITTSDIAVAERLVTDPRVDMISFTGSTRTGRLITEKSAPTFKKLLLELGGKSAGIVLDDADLASALPAAMSACMHAGQGCALPTRLLVHRSKYDQAVAALEEIYAAIPYGDPADPGVFCGPVITEKQRTNILELIRRGEAEGGRLIVGGRIPEDRPQGYFVQPTLFADVDNAAAISQAEIFGPVLSVTPFDDDADAIRIANDSIYGLSGTVFTTSPERALTIARGVRTGSFMINGGMFYGSDSPYGGYKHSGVGRQGGIEGLETYLETKAVATTLPLDIA, from the coding sequence ATGTCAGCACCACAATCGGTTTCGGTCACACACGAGGAGCGGATTCTCCTCGATGGAGTTCTGCGACACGCGGGCGCAGGGGGGACATTCGACGTCGTGAATCCCGCGACCGGTGAGAAGGTGGGTGTCGCCGCCGATGCCACCGCCGCCGATATGGACGCGGCTATTGCGGCCGCCCGGAGCGCCTTTGACCACACGTCCTGGGCCACGGACCTCGAGTTCCGGCAACGCTGCCTCCATCAACTGCATGAGGCGATCAGTGCCGAGGCAGAGGTCCTTCGACTGGAGTTGGTCATCGAAGCAGGTGCGCCACTGATGACAACCTATATGGCACAGCTTGATTGGCCATTGTCAGACGGTCTCCTCTGGCCGGCCGAAGCGGTCGCGGGCCTGCCGTGGCACCGCCGCCTTTCCGACAGCTCGTTGCTCGGTATCACCAACATGCGGCATGTGTTCAAGGAACCTGTCGGAGTCGTCGCCGGCATAATCCCGTGGAACTTTCCCTTTGAGATCTTGATCAACAAGCTCGGTCCGATTCTCGCGACCGGAAACACCGTGGTCATCAAGGCGGCATCGGAGACGCCGTGGAATGCGACCCGGGTCGGGCGACTGATCGCGGAGAAGACCGAGATCCCGGCCGGCGTCGTCAACATCATCACCACCAGTGACATCGCCGTCGCCGAGCGACTGGTGACGGACCCGCGCGTCGACATGATCTCGTTCACCGGGTCGACCAGGACGGGTCGGCTGATCACCGAGAAGTCGGCCCCCACGTTCAAGAAACTACTCCTCGAACTGGGCGGCAAGAGCGCTGGAATCGTATTGGACGATGCGGATCTCGCATCGGCGCTACCCGCCGCGATGTCGGCGTGCATGCACGCAGGACAGGGCTGCGCGTTGCCGACCCGGCTGCTCGTCCATCGGTCCAAGTACGACCAAGCGGTAGCCGCGCTGGAAGAGATCTACGCGGCAATCCCTTATGGCGATCCGGCCGACCCCGGCGTCTTCTGTGGGCCGGTGATCACGGAGAAGCAGCGAACCAACATTCTTGAGCTGATCAGACGTGGCGAGGCCGAGGGTGGCCGATTGATCGTCGGTGGCAGGATTCCCGAGGACAGGCCCCAGGGCTACTTCGTGCAACCGACCCTCTTTGCCGACGTGGACAATGCGGCTGCGATCTCGCAGGCCGAGATCTTTGGGCCGGTACTGTCGGTCACGCCGTTCGATGACGATGCGGACGCGATCAGGATCGCCAACGACAGCATCTATGGATTGTCGGGCACCGTCTTCACCACATCCCCGGAACGAGCACTGACGATTGCCCGTGGCGTCCGCACGGGTTCCTTCATGATCAACGGTGGCATGTTCTACGGGTCTGACTCGCCCTACGGCGGGTACAAGCACAGCGGCGTGGGCAGGCAAGGCGGCATCGAGGGACTCGAGACCTACCTCGAGACCAAGGCGGTCGCCACCACGTTGCCGCTCGATATCGCCTGA
- a CDS encoding TetR family transcriptional regulator: MAELHKTETNRGGRPRVTDKTAIAAVGLRLFAERGFDSVTMADIADACGIGRSTLLRYFAAKADILWDRSADEVAALAEKLRAAPTSADPVGVLCVELPAMLGYLDSELDLLRTQVRIIAESSNGWPLGSTRFSSWESVVTLFITSRTDHRPGDLFTQLLTQSLFNAGWTALTVWAESDEQRPDRLLQEAFGLVRGGFTST; encoded by the coding sequence ATGGCCGAGCTTCACAAGACGGAGACGAATCGCGGGGGACGGCCCCGTGTCACGGACAAGACCGCCATCGCGGCGGTCGGTTTGCGACTGTTCGCCGAACGCGGCTTCGACTCGGTCACCATGGCAGACATCGCCGACGCATGCGGCATCGGTCGCAGCACCCTCCTGCGGTACTTCGCCGCGAAGGCCGACATCCTCTGGGATCGCTCGGCCGACGAAGTGGCGGCGCTGGCCGAGAAGCTACGGGCAGCGCCGACGTCCGCGGATCCGGTTGGGGTGCTGTGCGTGGAGCTGCCGGCGATGCTCGGCTACCTCGATTCCGAATTGGATCTGCTGCGTACGCAAGTGCGAATCATTGCGGAGTCGTCGAACGGTTGGCCCCTCGGGTCGACCAGGTTCAGCTCCTGGGAATCCGTGGTGACCCTCTTCATCACGTCCCGCACCGATCACCGGCCTGGCGATCTGTTCACACAGCTCTTGACGCAAAGCCTCTTCAATGCCGGCTGGACGGCACTCACGGTCTGGGCCGAATCCGATGAGCAGCGGCCGGACCGGCTGCTGCAGGAGGCATTCGGCTTGGTGCGCGGCGGTTTCACCAGCACCTGA
- a CDS encoding SDR family NAD(P)-dependent oxidoreductase produces the protein MTFENAGALVTGAGSGLGRAIAIRLASDGARVVVSDVSAEGGAATVDTIVGAGGQASFIQADVSDADGVEALIAESIDYLGGLDLAVNNAGIAHTPGDLHQLSIAEWDAVMGVDLRGTFLCMRGELAHMVQAGHGKIVNMASNAGTKNAPGMAAYTAAKHGVVGLTKNAALQYARRNIQINAVGPGTILTEGIIAFGADQQEQWADLIPVGRMGRPEEVAAAVAYLLSDEAGFVTGHTLLIDGGLMWD, from the coding sequence ATGACATTTGAGAATGCCGGCGCGCTGGTCACCGGCGCGGGCTCGGGCCTGGGTCGGGCGATTGCCATCCGCCTCGCGAGTGACGGAGCGCGGGTGGTTGTTTCGGATGTGAGCGCCGAGGGGGGAGCAGCCACAGTCGATACGATCGTGGGCGCCGGTGGCCAGGCCTCGTTCATCCAGGCCGACGTCTCCGATGCCGACGGTGTGGAGGCGTTGATCGCCGAGTCGATCGACTACCTCGGAGGTCTCGATCTCGCCGTGAACAACGCGGGAATCGCCCATACCCCCGGAGACCTCCATCAGCTGTCGATCGCCGAGTGGGATGCGGTGATGGGTGTGGATCTGCGCGGTACGTTCCTCTGTATGCGTGGAGAACTGGCCCACATGGTCCAGGCCGGACACGGCAAGATCGTGAACATGGCGTCGAATGCCGGAACCAAGAACGCGCCCGGCATGGCCGCCTACACCGCCGCCAAGCACGGTGTCGTGGGACTGACGAAGAATGCCGCGCTACAGTACGCGCGGCGAAACATACAGATCAACGCGGTCGGTCCCGGCACGATTCTGACCGAGGGAATCATCGCGTTCGGCGCAGACCAACAGGAGCAGTGGGCAGATCTGATCCCGGTGGGTCGGATGGGTCGGCCGGAGGAGGTTGCGGCGGCCGTCGCGTACCTGCTCTCCGACGAGGCGGGTTTCGTCACCGGACACACCCTGCTCATCGATGGTGGTCTGATGTGGGACTGA
- a CDS encoding hotdog domain-containing protein has product MTEAPAYDTTSFVDLIDAFRDLQETLCLVAPPPAATLELTAAVADVTKRLKEFEAPEGHRVARDREMGSDVHPMLVKYEATDTSDTSLAGTVTFNHAHMGGGGAVHGGVIPMLFDDLLGMFVSRRGQPNSRTAFLNVNYRSVTPVLRALRVDARIEKIEGRKTFVTGTISDGYLVCAEAEALFVRLLPGQP; this is encoded by the coding sequence ATGACCGAGGCGCCGGCGTACGACACCACATCCTTTGTCGACCTGATAGATGCGTTTCGGGATCTGCAGGAGACCCTGTGCTTGGTGGCACCGCCACCGGCGGCCACTCTGGAACTGACGGCGGCCGTCGCGGATGTGACGAAGCGGCTCAAAGAGTTCGAGGCGCCCGAGGGTCACCGCGTGGCACGGGACCGGGAGATGGGCAGCGATGTACACCCGATGCTGGTCAAGTACGAGGCCACCGACACATCCGACACCTCCCTGGCCGGAACCGTGACGTTCAACCACGCGCACATGGGTGGGGGAGGCGCCGTCCATGGCGGAGTCATCCCCATGTTGTTCGACGATCTACTCGGTATGTTCGTCAGCCGCAGAGGCCAACCCAACTCGAGGACGGCATTCCTGAATGTGAACTATCGCAGCGTCACCCCGGTGCTGCGAGCACTGCGCGTCGACGCGAGGATCGAGAAGATCGAGGGTCGAAAGACCTTCGTGACCGGAACGATCTCCGATGGTTACCTCGTCTGCGCCGAGGCAGAAGCGCTTTTCGTCCGGCTGTTGCCCGGCCAGCCCTGA
- a CDS encoding LLM class F420-dependent oxidoreductase, translated as MAVKFNLMFPMRAVKHYRDWIGDGSLGEVARCAEDAGFDGFSMSEHPYPDREWLANGGHHAFDPFVSLSMAAQATKNIRLITYLMVVGYRSPYLGAKAVASLDLLSGGRVTLGLGAGYLESEFTALGADYARRGKLFDEGIDAMRATWRGEEHDGPAFGISGHIALPLPLTDGGPPIWIGGNSQAARRRVTGKADGWMPIAQKAEMAAITKTPPLEDIESLGIQISAQNKRRAELGKPDIDVSFVPFESDALRSGGATEFVARVAPKLAAYEDAGVTWITIEPTSRSFSDLKADLAVISEGLIR; from the coding sequence ATGGCTGTGAAGTTCAATCTGATGTTTCCCATGCGAGCGGTCAAACACTACCGCGACTGGATCGGCGACGGCAGTCTCGGTGAAGTCGCGCGTTGTGCCGAAGACGCCGGGTTCGACGGCTTCTCCATGAGTGAGCATCCCTATCCTGACCGCGAATGGCTGGCCAACGGCGGACACCATGCCTTTGATCCGTTCGTCTCGTTGTCGATGGCGGCCCAGGCCACCAAGAACATCAGGTTGATCACCTATCTGATGGTGGTCGGATATCGGAGTCCTTATCTGGGTGCCAAAGCCGTTGCGAGTCTCGACCTTCTGTCCGGTGGTCGGGTCACTCTCGGACTCGGTGCCGGATATCTCGAGTCGGAGTTCACGGCGCTCGGCGCGGACTATGCGCGCCGCGGGAAGCTTTTCGACGAGGGCATCGACGCCATGCGGGCCACATGGCGAGGCGAGGAACACGACGGTCCGGCATTCGGAATCTCCGGGCACATCGCGCTGCCACTGCCACTGACCGACGGCGGTCCGCCGATCTGGATCGGTGGCAACAGCCAGGCCGCGCGTCGGCGGGTGACCGGGAAGGCGGACGGTTGGATGCCGATCGCACAGAAGGCCGAAATGGCGGCGATCACCAAGACCCCGCCGCTCGAGGACATCGAATCACTCGGCATCCAGATCAGCGCGCAGAACAAACGACGTGCCGAGCTGGGCAAACCTGACATCGACGTTTCGTTTGTCCCGTTCGAAAGCGATGCGCTGCGATCGGGAGGCGCCACTGAGTTCGTCGCCAGGGTCGCACCGAAGCTGGCCGCCTACGAGGACGCCGGGGTCACCTGGATCACCATCGAACCCACGAGCCGAAGCTTCTCCGATCTCAAGGCGGACCTGGCAGTGATCAGCGAAGGCCTGATCCGGTGA
- a CDS encoding acyl-CoA dehydrogenase family protein, whose product MTVDTVTDVEGPPLGSWELPEELRMLRETVRRFMEREVHPLEATLPHDAAGLPRDQLIPLQEKARGLGLWALQTPEEYGGAGLSVLGQVVVAEEAAKCRMGAFFPALGAFGGNPPNVMFKASAEQFEKFAQPILDGTMTKAYTAISEANGGSDPARAISLRAVRDGDHYVLNGSKMWTSHAENADWGVVYARTGEGRAGISCFIVEKDTPGMSLHRIGVMASFSPFELHFDDVRLPASNLIGAEGGGFRLASDFLIYSRIIYAAGPIGIAQEALDAACRWAKEREVFGGKLSDKQGIAWMLVDAEVELRAARLLMYQAAWNADLGKDVKVDASIAKMYGTEVAYKIIDKCIQIHGALGLSDELPLERWFRDLRVKRLGEGATEVQRVVIARELFK is encoded by the coding sequence ATGACCGTGGACACCGTCACCGACGTCGAGGGCCCGCCGCTCGGCTCATGGGAGTTGCCCGAAGAGTTGCGGATGCTCCGCGAGACGGTGCGTCGGTTCATGGAGCGAGAGGTCCATCCGCTCGAGGCGACCCTTCCGCACGATGCGGCGGGCCTGCCCCGCGATCAACTGATTCCCCTGCAGGAGAAGGCCCGCGGCCTTGGCCTGTGGGCGCTGCAGACACCAGAGGAGTACGGGGGTGCCGGTCTGAGCGTCCTCGGGCAAGTCGTGGTGGCCGAAGAGGCGGCCAAGTGCCGGATGGGAGCGTTCTTCCCGGCGTTGGGCGCCTTCGGCGGCAATCCGCCCAACGTGATGTTCAAAGCCTCGGCCGAACAGTTCGAGAAGTTCGCGCAACCGATTCTCGACGGCACGATGACCAAGGCCTATACCGCGATCAGCGAGGCGAACGGCGGTTCCGATCCGGCACGTGCGATCAGCCTCAGAGCAGTCCGAGATGGCGACCACTACGTGCTCAACGGCAGCAAGATGTGGACCTCACACGCAGAGAACGCCGACTGGGGAGTGGTGTATGCCAGGACCGGCGAGGGGCGAGCGGGGATCTCCTGCTTCATCGTTGAAAAGGACACTCCCGGAATGTCCTTGCACCGCATCGGTGTGATGGCGTCGTTTTCACCCTTCGAGCTGCACTTCGACGATGTGCGGCTTCCGGCCTCCAATCTGATCGGTGCCGAGGGTGGCGGGTTCAGGCTGGCCAGTGACTTCCTGATCTACAGTCGGATCATCTACGCGGCCGGCCCGATCGGGATCGCACAAGAGGCGCTCGACGCCGCGTGCCGATGGGCCAAAGAGCGCGAAGTGTTCGGCGGCAAGCTCTCCGACAAGCAGGGCATCGCCTGGATGTTGGTCGATGCCGAGGTGGAACTCCGGGCGGCCCGGCTGCTGATGTATCAGGCTGCCTGGAACGCCGATCTCGGCAAGGACGTCAAGGTCGACGCCTCCATCGCCAAGATGTATGGCACTGAGGTGGCCTACAAGATAATCGACAAGTGCATCCAGATCCACGGCGCCCTGGGACTTTCCGACGAGCTGCCGCTGGAACGGTGGTTTCGCGATCTGAGGGTGAAACGCCTCGGAGAAGGCGCCACCGAGGTGCAGCGGGTAGTGATTGCCCGCGAACTGTTCAAGTGA
- a CDS encoding flavin reductase family protein produces the protein MNVDTDAANKVLGGLRPYPVAITTVDGGFANGLMSLSAGAASIIPEAPRATVSLTKYNMTHDMLLNSGVFAMHMLSAGEDEVDASLEILMTLGGSSGRDGDKIGKLRAKTGVTGAPILLDAHSYVECKVIGSLDVQESTIFVGDVVAAEVFSQAPRIKIGEAWGKLPDEWIAQYDANHVPQLQSAKDHRFGQKV, from the coding sequence ATGAATGTGGACACTGACGCCGCCAACAAGGTTCTGGGCGGTTTGCGTCCGTACCCGGTCGCCATCACCACGGTCGACGGTGGATTCGCCAACGGCTTGATGTCGCTGTCGGCCGGCGCCGCCAGCATCATCCCGGAGGCTCCGCGTGCCACTGTGAGCCTGACGAAGTACAACATGACCCACGACATGCTCTTGAACTCAGGGGTTTTCGCGATGCACATGCTCAGTGCGGGTGAGGACGAGGTCGATGCCTCCCTCGAGATCCTGATGACCCTCGGTGGCAGCTCGGGACGGGACGGCGACAAGATCGGCAAGCTCCGGGCGAAGACCGGCGTCACCGGCGCTCCGATCCTTCTCGATGCGCACAGCTACGTCGAATGCAAGGTGATCGGTTCGCTCGATGTGCAGGAGAGCACCATCTTCGTCGGTGACGTGGTCGCCGCCGAGGTGTTCAGTCAGGCGCCGCGCATCAAGATCGGTGAGGCCTGGGGCAAGCTGCCCGACGAGTGGATAGCGCAGTACGACGCCAACCACGTGCCGCAACTGCAGAGCGCCAAGGATCACCGTTTCGGTCAGAAGGTCTGA